One genomic window of Peromyscus maniculatus bairdii isolate BWxNUB_F1_BW_parent chromosome 2, HU_Pman_BW_mat_3.1, whole genome shotgun sequence includes the following:
- the Mrpl15 gene encoding large ribosomal subunit protein uL15m isoform X1, with protein MAGVARGSGASLDLLRSLPRVSLANLKPNPDSRKRERRPRDRRRGRKCGRGHKGERQRGTRPRLGFEGGQTPFYIRIPKYGFNEGHSFRRQYQPLSLRRLQYLIDLGRIDTTQPIDLTQLVNGRGVTIQPLKRDYGVQLVEEGADTFQAKVNIEVQLASELAIAAIEKNGGVVTTAFYDPRSLDILCKPVPFFLRGQPIPKRMLPPEALVPYYTDARNRGYLADPAKFPEARLELAMKYGYVLPDITKDELFKMLSARKDPRQIFFGLAPGWVVNMADKKILKPTDENLLKYYSS; from the exons ATGGCTGGCGTGGCGCGGGGCAGCGGGGCCAGCCTGGACCTGCTGCGGTCCCTGCCGCGCGTGAGCCTGGCCAACCTGAAGCCCAACCCTGACTCCAGAAAACGG GAAAGACGTCCGAGAGATCGGAGAAGAGGCAGGAAATGTGGCAGAGGCCataaaggagaaagacagagaggaactcGGCCCCGGCTGGGCTTTGAGGGAGGGCAGACTCCATTTTACATCCGAATCCCCAAATACGGATTTAATGAAGGACATAG TTTCAGACGTCAGTATCAGCCTTTGAGTCTCAGGAGACTGCAGTATCTCATTGATTTAGGTCGAATTGATACAACTCAACCTATAGACTTAACCCAGCTTGTCAATGGGAGAGGTGTGACCATCCAACCACTTAAAAGGGATTATGGGGTCCAGCTGGTTGAAGAG GGTGCCGATACTTTTCAAGCAAAAGTTAATATTGAGGTACAGTTGGCTTCAGAATTAGCAATTGCTGCAATTGAGAAAAATGGCGGTGTTGTTACTACAGCCTTCTATGACCCAAGAAGTCTGG aCATTCTGTGCAAGCCTGTTCCATTCTTCCTGCGGGGACAGCCCATCCCAAAGCGAATGCTCCCACCAGAAGCACTGGTGCCATATTACACTGACGCCAGAAACCGAGGCTACCTGGCTGACCCTGCCAAGTTTCCTGAAGCAAGACTTGAACTTGCCATGAAGTATGGCTACGTTCTTCCTGATATCACGAAAGATGAACTCTTCAAAATGCTTAGTGCTCGGAAGGATCCAAGGCAGATCTTCTTTGGTCTTGCTCCTGGTTGGGTGGTGAATATGGCAGATAAGAAAATTCTAAAACCTACAGATGAGAATCTCCTCAAGTATTACAGCTCCTGA
- the Mrpl15 gene encoding large ribosomal subunit protein uL15m isoform X2 — MTKMPRERRPRDRRRGRKCGRGHKGERQRGTRPRLGFEGGQTPFYIRIPKYGFNEGHSFRRQYQPLSLRRLQYLIDLGRIDTTQPIDLTQLVNGRGVTIQPLKRDYGVQLVEEGADTFQAKVNIEVQLASELAIAAIEKNGGVVTTAFYDPRSLDILCKPVPFFLRGQPIPKRMLPPEALVPYYTDARNRGYLADPAKFPEARLELAMKYGYVLPDITKDELFKMLSARKDPRQIFFGLAPGWVVNMADKKILKPTDENLLKYYSS; from the exons ATGACCAAGATGCCAAGG GAAAGACGTCCGAGAGATCGGAGAAGAGGCAGGAAATGTGGCAGAGGCCataaaggagaaagacagagaggaactcGGCCCCGGCTGGGCTTTGAGGGAGGGCAGACTCCATTTTACATCCGAATCCCCAAATACGGATTTAATGAAGGACATAG TTTCAGACGTCAGTATCAGCCTTTGAGTCTCAGGAGACTGCAGTATCTCATTGATTTAGGTCGAATTGATACAACTCAACCTATAGACTTAACCCAGCTTGTCAATGGGAGAGGTGTGACCATCCAACCACTTAAAAGGGATTATGGGGTCCAGCTGGTTGAAGAG GGTGCCGATACTTTTCAAGCAAAAGTTAATATTGAGGTACAGTTGGCTTCAGAATTAGCAATTGCTGCAATTGAGAAAAATGGCGGTGTTGTTACTACAGCCTTCTATGACCCAAGAAGTCTGG aCATTCTGTGCAAGCCTGTTCCATTCTTCCTGCGGGGACAGCCCATCCCAAAGCGAATGCTCCCACCAGAAGCACTGGTGCCATATTACACTGACGCCAGAAACCGAGGCTACCTGGCTGACCCTGCCAAGTTTCCTGAAGCAAGACTTGAACTTGCCATGAAGTATGGCTACGTTCTTCCTGATATCACGAAAGATGAACTCTTCAAAATGCTTAGTGCTCGGAAGGATCCAAGGCAGATCTTCTTTGGTCTTGCTCCTGGTTGGGTGGTGAATATGGCAGATAAGAAAATTCTAAAACCTACAGATGAGAATCTCCTCAAGTATTACAGCTCCTGA